The Gammaproteobacteria bacterium genome window below encodes:
- a CDS encoding alpha/beta fold hydrolase has product MEALLKIIFTNFFKIFSKISPKYSAEIAWSIFCKPRIKKKPLRGIEKELLQQVKQYFIDSGEYKISVYEWRNSNNTNKPKTILLTHGWGGYALNYSHIIQKLLEGGLNVIAYDSPAHGKSTGKKTNLLHNTQALLDVSQYAESVDALIGHSFGAMANAYALELTKETSHLSTVDKIVLIAGPNKLIDIFASFAQAMQLPDNILAIFHQKLEIIAKRKIERMSVVEFLQHYTGETLVVHDHKDRVVPFSEAETVANGFATAKLFATTGLGHFRILADNKISDKIIYFLHAPTIKN; this is encoded by the coding sequence ATGGAAGCTCTACTAAAAATAATTTTTACCAACTTCTTTAAAATTTTCTCCAAGATATCGCCCAAATATTCAGCAGAAATTGCCTGGTCTATATTTTGTAAGCCGCGAATTAAAAAAAAGCCTCTACGCGGCATAGAAAAAGAACTATTACAACAGGTTAAACAGTACTTTATTGATAGCGGCGAATATAAAATATCGGTATATGAGTGGAGAAATTCTAATAATACAAACAAGCCAAAAACAATATTACTCACTCACGGCTGGGGTGGGTATGCCTTAAATTATTCACACATCATACAAAAGCTACTGGAAGGCGGCCTGAACGTAATCGCCTATGATAGCCCTGCACACGGAAAATCTACTGGCAAAAAAACCAACTTGCTACACAACACCCAAGCTTTATTGGATGTAAGTCAATACGCAGAATCTGTAGACGCTTTAATCGGCCATTCTTTTGGCGCCATGGCCAATGCTTATGCACTTGAGTTGACAAAAGAAACTTCGCATCTATCAACTGTAGATAAAATAGTTTTAATTGCTGGACCGAATAAGCTTATAGATATATTTGCCTCTTTTGCGCAAGCTATGCAGTTACCAGATAACATCTTAGCTATTTTCCATCAAAAACTTGAAATAATTGCCAAACGCAAAATTGAACGTATGTCTGTCGTTGAGTTTTTACAACATTACACAGGCGAAACGTTGGTGGTTCACGACCATAAAGATCGTGTAGTACCTTTCTCAGAGGCCGAAACAGTAGCGAATGGATTTGCTACTGCCAAACTATTTGCTACTACAGGGTTAGGCCATTTTCGTATCTTGGCTGATAATAAAATAAGCGACAAAATTATTTATTTTTTACATGCTCCAACTATAAAGAATTAG
- the mutM gene encoding bifunctional DNA-formamidopyrimidine glycosylase/DNA-(apurinic or apyrimidinic site) lyase — translation MPELPEVETTKRGITPYVKKQQVQSVVIRQASLRWPVTHNLKQKLKNQTIKDIQRRAKYLLFETQTGHLIIHLGMSGSLRVVSHQIEPNKHDHIDIVFSNKTLRFHDPRRFGAVLWTSQDPLQHKLLKYLGPEPLGEEFTGEYLHHLAQAKKVNVKTFIMNSRIVVGVGNIYASESLFLSGIHPQRAAGRISLARYEILAKNIKQVLAHAIKLGGTTLRNFVREDGKPGYFANKLNVYNQTGKPCPVCNNPIKVRTISQRSSFFCVQCQH, via the coding sequence ATGCCAGAGTTACCTGAGGTAGAAACAACTAAAAGAGGCATAACTCCGTATGTTAAAAAACAACAAGTTCAAAGTGTAGTAATACGTCAAGCTAGTCTGCGCTGGCCCGTAACACACAACCTCAAGCAAAAACTCAAGAATCAAACCATAAAAGATATTCAGCGACGCGCTAAATATTTATTATTCGAGACTCAGACTGGACACTTGATCATACATCTAGGCATGTCCGGTAGCTTACGCGTGGTTAGCCACCAAATTGAACCAAACAAACATGATCATATTGATATTGTGTTTAGTAACAAAACCCTGCGCTTTCATGATCCCAGACGTTTTGGCGCAGTGCTTTGGACCAGCCAAGACCCTTTACAGCATAAATTACTAAAATATCTTGGGCCTGAACCTTTAGGCGAAGAATTTACTGGAGAATATTTACATCATCTTGCGCAAGCCAAAAAAGTAAACGTTAAAACATTTATCATGAATAGCCGCATTGTGGTCGGTGTAGGTAATATTTATGCCAGCGAATCACTTTTTTTAAGCGGCATTCACCCGCAACGCGCAGCAGGACGAATTTCCTTGGCACGTTATGAAATACTTGCCAAAAATATCAAACAAGTGCTTGCCCACGCCATCAAGTTAGGTGGCACTACACTCCGCAACTTTGTACGTGAAGATGGCAAACCAGGTTACTTTGCAAATAAATTGAATGTTTACAACCAAACCGGAAAGCCCTGTCCGGTATGCAATAACCCAATAAAAGTTCGCACGATTAGCCAACGCAGTAGCTTCTTTTGTGTACAGTGTCAGCATTAA
- a CDS encoding ABC transporter permease encodes MIWSIIQNEFKRVWYTPIAWALFAVALFVLGLLLLILLNNFYSEVQSKLVGLKQAPGLTDLVIAPYMFWVAIVGILVVPLFAVRSSTEERYFGTNLLLTSAPVSATQIVLGKYFALALLAFIYTIICSCFALILGYFTPIDYGKVAATCLAAFLFISSFNAAALFIANLTRVPIIATAAIIGLLLIMVMLYMSGSATASSSELFLYLSNIPHLAALITGSIDTTHVAYFILFAILFLTLCIRKLKHGHDHQ; translated from the coding sequence ATGATCTGGTCTATTATACAAAATGAATTTAAGCGCGTGTGGTATACGCCGATTGCATGGGCTCTGTTTGCTGTTGCGTTATTTGTCTTAGGTTTATTGTTATTAATTTTACTGAATAATTTTTATAGCGAAGTACAATCTAAACTAGTGGGGTTAAAACAAGCCCCGGGCTTAACAGATTTAGTGATCGCACCTTATATGTTCTGGGTAGCAATTGTAGGAATTTTAGTTGTGCCGCTATTTGCTGTTCGCAGTTCTACCGAAGAACGCTACTTTGGAACTAATCTTTTATTAACCAGTGCGCCAGTCAGTGCAACTCAAATTGTTTTAGGAAAATACTTCGCCTTAGCTCTATTAGCTTTTATCTATACAATTATTTGTAGCTGCTTTGCGTTAATTCTTGGTTACTTCACCCCAATTGATTACGGCAAAGTGGCAGCAACTTGTTTAGCGGCATTTTTGTTTATTAGTTCATTTAATGCAGCTGCATTATTCATTGCTAACCTCACCCGTGTGCCGATTATCGCGACTGCCGCTATCATTGGCTTACTGTTAATCATGGTTATGCTCTATATGTCTGGCTCAGCCACCGCGAGTAGCAGCGAGCTATTCCTTTATCTATCCAACATCCCTCACTTGGCAGCCTTAATAACGGGCTCAATTGACACTACACACGTGGCTTATTTTATTTTGTTTGCGATCTTATTTTTAACACTTTGCATACGCAAACTAAAGCATGGCCATGATCACCAATAA
- a CDS encoding ATP-binding cassette domain-containing protein, producing MTQDTLLSVKGLSRSFDGQKAVEGLNFEIQRGEVVALLGANGAGKSTTLNIITGNLTPDSGEVHICSSNIATHPKPAKSNLGYLPDTPPLYQELTVKEYLQFAARIHAVTKQTISKSVSHAIEVCGLNNVEKKLIANLSKGFKQRVGIAQAIIHNPALVILDEPTVGLDPVQMQDIRSLLGELSKNHSVLLSTHLLAEAESTCNRVLIIDQGSLLLDQTLEELNQSSSNRKESKRVKLRFNGNPTIDELKDIPGCESVSCSQFGKYICRYSDMQFIQHVQVRALENDWQLYEMGSIGGSLEKVFLDLVMRDSATSPAR from the coding sequence ATGACGCAAGATACATTGCTGTCTGTAAAAGGTTTATCCCGTAGTTTTGATGGCCAAAAAGCCGTCGAGGGTCTTAATTTCGAAATTCAGCGTGGCGAAGTGGTGGCTTTATTAGGTGCTAATGGTGCCGGAAAATCTACCACGCTTAACATAATCACTGGAAACCTAACTCCCGATTCTGGTGAAGTTCATATCTGTAGTAGCAACATCGCTACTCACCCAAAACCAGCAAAAAGTAACTTAGGCTACTTGCCAGACACTCCGCCTCTTTACCAAGAACTCACGGTTAAAGAATATTTGCAATTTGCTGCACGTATACATGCTGTGACTAAACAAACGATTTCTAAAAGTGTTAGTCATGCAATAGAAGTCTGCGGTTTAAACAACGTCGAAAAAAAACTTATTGCGAATTTATCAAAAGGTTTTAAACAGCGTGTTGGCATAGCGCAAGCCATTATTCACAACCCTGCATTAGTTATCTTAGATGAACCTACTGTTGGGCTTGATCCAGTACAGATGCAAGATATTCGCTCATTGCTAGGGGAACTTTCTAAAAATCATAGTGTACTGTTATCTACACACCTGTTAGCTGAAGCAGAATCAACTTGCAACCGCGTATTGATAATTGATCAAGGCTCTCTCTTACTAGATCAAACTCTAGAGGAGTTAAATCAAAGTTCTAGTAATCGTAAAGAAAGTAAACGCGTAAAACTTCGTTTCAATGGCAACCCTACAATTGATGAGCTCAAAGATATTCCTGGTTGTGAATCAGTAAGTTGTTCCCAGTTTGGAAAATATATTTGCCGTTATAGCGATATGCAGTTTATACAACATGTACAGGTGCGTGCGCTCGAAAATGATTGGCAGTTATATGAAATGGGCTCAATTGGCGGCTCTTTAGAAAAAGTGTTTCTAGATCTTGTGATGCGCGACTCTGCTACCTCTCCAGCGAGATAA
- a CDS encoding acyl-CoA desaturase: MLNGLVSLPWWGYIVVALVLTHITIAAVTLYLHRCQAHCALELHPIVAHFFRFWLWLTTGMITKEWVAIHRKHHAKTETEADPHSPHTKGIAKVFWQGAELYQEEAKNLETLEKYGHGTPEDWIEHKLYARYNTIGLVLSFILNFLLFGVIGVTIWAVQMIWIPLNAAGIINGIGHYWGYRNFETEDGSTNIIFLGFIIGGEELHNNHHAYPSSAKFSSKWWELDIGWLYIQLLCLFGLAKVRRRAPQPMRLLNKDIIDLETAKAMVTSKLHVMAEYAHQVTLPTFHAELPDFEERYKTLVSQMRTALVREDSRMKPLHREHLQELLQNSEALHTVYEMRRKLQDLWNETHASHERMIQAIIDWCKEAEATGIKVLEDFAQSLRGYALQPAV, encoded by the coding sequence ATGTTGAATGGATTAGTTTCTTTGCCTTGGTGGGGCTATATCGTAGTCGCACTCGTACTTACCCACATTACCATTGCTGCAGTCACACTATACTTACATCGTTGCCAAGCACATTGTGCTTTAGAACTGCATCCCATCGTTGCACATTTTTTCCGCTTTTGGTTGTGGCTGACGACTGGCATGATAACTAAAGAATGGGTTGCAATTCATCGTAAGCATCATGCGAAAACAGAAACCGAAGCAGATCCGCATAGTCCACACACAAAAGGGATTGCTAAAGTATTTTGGCAAGGTGCAGAGCTGTATCAAGAAGAAGCAAAAAATTTAGAAACACTAGAGAAGTACGGACATGGAACACCTGAAGATTGGATTGAGCACAAATTGTATGCGCGATATAACACAATTGGTCTTGTATTGAGTTTCATCCTTAACTTTTTATTATTTGGCGTTATAGGGGTCACAATTTGGGCTGTGCAAATGATATGGATTCCCTTGAATGCTGCAGGGATCATTAATGGTATTGGGCATTATTGGGGCTATAGAAACTTTGAAACTGAAGATGGTTCAACCAATATTATTTTTCTTGGTTTTATAATTGGTGGCGAAGAACTGCATAATAATCATCATGCTTATCCAAGTTCCGCAAAGTTTTCCAGCAAATGGTGGGAGCTTGATATCGGGTGGCTTTACATTCAGCTACTTTGTTTGTTTGGGCTAGCGAAAGTACGCAGACGAGCTCCGCAACCAATGCGATTATTAAACAAGGATATAATCGATTTAGAAACCGCTAAAGCTATGGTGACTAGCAAATTACATGTTATGGCGGAATACGCTCACCAGGTTACCTTGCCTACTTTCCATGCAGAGCTACCTGACTTTGAAGAACGCTATAAAACACTTGTTAGCCAAATGCGTACCGCATTAGTGCGCGAAGATAGTCGCATGAAACCTTTACATCGTGAACATTTACAAGAACTATTACAAAATAGTGAAGCATTGCACACGGTGTATGAAATGCGTCGTAAGCTACAAGATCTTTGGAACGAAACTCACGCAAGTCACGAGCGTATGATCCAAGCGATTATAGATTGGTGCAAAGAAGCTGAAGCAACTGGGATTAAAGTGTTAGAGGATTTTGCGCAGAGTCTGCGTGGTTACGCATTGCAACCAGCCGTATAA
- the rpmG gene encoding 50S ribosomal protein L33: MAKSAREKIKLVSSAGTGHFYTTSKNKRTMTEKLEMKKFDPVVRKHVMYKEAKIK; this comes from the coding sequence ATGGCTAAATCAGCTCGCGAAAAAATTAAATTGGTATCCAGCGCAGGTACGGGTCATTTCTACACCACCAGCAAAAACAAACGCACCATGACCGAAAAACTTGAGATGAAAAAATTTGATCCAGTTGTGCGTAAACATGTCATGTATAAAGAAGCGAAGATCAAATAG
- the rpmB gene encoding 50S ribosomal protein L28, producing MSRVCQVTGKRPVAGNNVSHAHNKTRRRFMPNIQSHRFWVESENKWVKLRVSTKGMRIIDKKGIDEVLTDVRKRGIKV from the coding sequence ATGTCTCGAGTTTGCCAGGTAACCGGAAAACGACCAGTCGCTGGTAATAACGTTTCCCACGCCCATAATAAAACACGTCGCCGCTTTATGCCTAATATTCAGTCTCACCGCTTTTGGGTGGAGAGTGAGAATAAGTGGGTAAAGCTTCGCGTATCAACTAAGGGTATGCGCATTATTGATAAGAAAGGCATTGATGAAGTGCTAACTGACGTCCGCAAACGCGGCATTAAGGTGTAA
- the folB gene encoding dihydroneopterin aldolase, whose translation MDTIFLRDLEINATIGIFEWEKRIKQKVRIDLEMATDITKAAASDAIENTLDYKAISKRIIQFVEDSRYELIETLIEKVSEILLKEFDVSWTRVTISKPGAVRGSRDVGITIERGAKTD comes from the coding sequence ATGGACACAATTTTTCTGCGTGATTTAGAAATCAACGCCACTATTGGCATATTCGAATGGGAGAAGCGCATCAAACAAAAGGTGCGAATTGACCTGGAGATGGCCACGGATATCACCAAGGCGGCAGCAAGTGACGCCATTGAGAACACACTGGATTACAAAGCCATATCCAAGCGAATCATCCAGTTTGTAGAAGATAGCCGCTATGAGCTGATTGAAACTCTGATTGAGAAGGTAAGCGAAATATTACTTAAAGAATTCGATGTCTCCTGGACCAGGGTCACCATCAGCAAGCCAGGAGCGGTCCGAGGCTCTCGTGATGTGGGCATCACCATAGAACGCGGTGCGAAGACTGACTGA
- the folK gene encoding 2-amino-4-hydroxy-6-hydroxymethyldihydropteridine diphosphokinase: protein MARVYVSIGSNIDKEKNISSSVKVLQDHFGDLDISNVYETKAVGFEGDDFHNLVVGFNTDESPLEISKVLKKIEANHDRTRGKEKFESRTLDLDQLLYGDLVMQMDGINLPHPDIMRYNFVLKPLTELAGDVEHPEEEKTINKLWGKYEEKGEMEIVDYGF from the coding sequence ATGGCACGTGTATATGTAAGTATCGGTAGTAACATCGATAAAGAAAAAAATATATCTTCATCTGTGAAGGTTTTGCAAGACCATTTTGGTGATTTGGATATATCCAATGTCTACGAGACCAAAGCAGTTGGCTTTGAGGGTGACGATTTTCATAATCTAGTGGTCGGTTTTAACACAGATGAATCGCCACTAGAGATTAGTAAAGTTCTAAAAAAGATCGAAGCAAATCACGACCGTACCCGCGGCAAAGAAAAGTTTGAGTCGCGTACTTTGGATCTAGATCAATTATTGTATGGCGATTTAGTCATGCAAATGGATGGCATAAATCTTCCACACCCAGACATTATGCGCTACAACTTTGTGTTAAAACCGTTAACTGAATTAGCTGGAGATGTTGAGCACCCTGAAGAAGAAAAAACTATCAATAAACTTTGGGGTAAATATGAAGAAAAAGGCGAGATGGAAATTGTGGATTATGGCTTTTAA
- a CDS encoding DUF3050 domain-containing protein, with the protein MDRCSIGAAFIKRVSNEVLDSTAINHPYLQAIRKGDFPNINFAFKDFAFQYGIYSAQFVIYLSAVIENFSNTKHKQILQANLAEENGNIHDVELPFDVLASVENQSHTHLFRRFQKALGVDDEYCKTASDRQAGLQWSQQFLQLCEMNECIGIGAIGIGTELIVSHIYNQILEGLKAHSNLTMTQRVFFDLHSECDEEHAAQMLLVAEDLAKDQNACEQIEYGVNMAVNMRTVFWDKMLERAQSFPASASRSTEKLSEIGYQTSL; encoded by the coding sequence ATGGATAGATGTAGCATAGGTGCAGCTTTCATCAAGCGTGTTAGTAATGAAGTATTGGATTCTACTGCGATAAACCACCCGTATTTACAAGCGATACGTAAGGGTGACTTCCCCAATATTAACTTCGCATTTAAGGATTTTGCATTCCAATACGGTATATATAGCGCTCAGTTTGTTATTTATTTATCGGCAGTAATTGAGAACTTTAGCAACACCAAGCACAAGCAAATACTTCAGGCTAATTTAGCCGAAGAGAATGGCAACATCCACGATGTTGAACTACCATTTGATGTATTGGCTAGTGTAGAAAATCAATCACACACGCATTTATTTCGCCGCTTTCAAAAAGCCCTTGGGGTTGATGACGAATACTGCAAGACTGCATCTGATCGCCAAGCCGGCCTGCAGTGGAGCCAACAGTTTTTACAGCTTTGTGAAATGAACGAGTGTATCGGTATAGGCGCCATAGGTATTGGCACTGAACTTATCGTTTCCCATATTTATAATCAGATTCTTGAAGGACTTAAAGCCCATAGCAATCTGACAATGACGCAACGCGTATTTTTTGATTTGCACAGTGAATGTGATGAAGAGCATGCTGCCCAGATGCTATTGGTTGCCGAAGATTTAGCAAAAGACCAAAATGCATGCGAACAAATTGAATATGGCGTGAACATGGCCGTCAACATGCGGACTGTGTTTTGGGATAAAATGCTAGAACGTGCTCAAAGTTTCCCTGCCTCTGCCTCCCGTAGTACTGAGAAGTTATCTGAAATTGGATACCAAACAAGTCTATAA
- a CDS encoding methyltransferase domain-containing protein: MRSYLKLDTKQVYNDNANKWLRLAPSSLSDFTARPLVFEACGDLNARSVLDIGCGEGYCARELKRQGAGDYLGVDLSLQMIEAAQMQEAKDQYGIEYRACNVVEFTPDRQFDLCIAVFLFNYLRVEEMQRVFSMVHKALQPQGQFIFSVPHPFFPFIRTKQTAPFYFASTGKNYFADVNQQFEGEIWKRDGEPLHVQCVHKTFSNYFDALHQAGFCVMPEVKELTVTPELVAIDKEFFSPLLNEPLHVLFKVTK, translated from the coding sequence CTGAGAAGTTATCTGAAATTGGATACCAAACAAGTCTATAACGACAATGCCAATAAGTGGTTGCGCTTAGCGCCGAGCTCGTTGTCTGATTTTACTGCACGCCCTCTAGTATTTGAAGCTTGTGGTGATCTAAATGCTCGCTCGGTTCTTGATATAGGCTGCGGTGAAGGGTATTGCGCGCGTGAGTTGAAGCGTCAGGGCGCAGGCGATTACTTGGGCGTGGATTTGTCATTACAAATGATTGAAGCCGCTCAGATGCAGGAGGCGAAAGATCAGTACGGGATTGAGTACCGCGCCTGCAATGTGGTGGAGTTTACACCTGATAGACAATTCGATCTTTGCATTGCAGTATTCTTGTTTAACTACTTGCGTGTAGAAGAAATGCAGCGTGTGTTTTCCATGGTGCATAAGGCTTTACAGCCGCAGGGGCAATTTATTTTTAGCGTGCCTCATCCTTTCTTTCCATTTATACGTACCAAACAAACAGCACCTTTTTACTTTGCCTCCACCGGAAAGAACTATTTTGCCGATGTTAACCAGCAGTTTGAGGGAGAAATTTGGAAGCGTGATGGCGAGCCTTTGCATGTACAGTGTGTGCACAAAACGTTTAGCAATTATTTTGATGCCTTACACCAGGCGGGCTTTTGTGTCATGCCTGAGGTAAAAGAGTTAACAGTTACGCCCGAGTTGGTCGCGATAGACAAGGAATTTTTCTCGCCGCTGCTAAACGAACCCTTGCACGTATTGTTTAAAGTCACCAAGTGA
- a CDS encoding AMP-binding protein: MSATHSSDTVSTSYSLIERLFYHAATNSTHDAVVTPTLKLSYAQLTQLVHAQVQKFYDAGISSDSVIGIKCANDVQHLVLCLAATYIGSTSCTIPSHEMDDMQNAISNRCGATDVVDENIAVDPMTLDSNVRPTPMDVPTTCLLFSTSGTTGDPKLVVHHDRDLVAQAHRHIGSEQERFACLASMEHNFAKRHRLYCIAVGATNVFLDSDRDSLVAQCQFLNVNVLHVSAFQAQELLAIPNISELSNIRLKLGGSHAHVSLRQKLQNKITQNLHAGYGTTETGAIAFTDPNDLDAGESVGQPLPGIEIRTVTPDRKTLGRGEHGELAVRCAGMFREYLDKSDLTTARLEDGWFYTGDIGYLDKQQRIYLCGRADDMFVFNSMNIYPQDIESQICQYPGITDAAVLPKTSSLHGNIPVALVVFAKNMKSDLSSLKKFVKERVGIRSPRQFIIVDEIPRNASGKISRQEAMRLSKKSDHIRKYIVEALGAYATDHLKPSLVAAFVKGETDIRLKKSKMDSLARMDLLVALEVDYHTIITPQEFVQFRYLGDLVARVLSTQLQEEHKQDSCPQISNPISTAVQTNTQHYVIQFFQRIFSYCDTVAQLHKALTTLEYRLTPIEVEILHEGNRAHQLISVNAAEKFHTALKHWLQRLKGMMLDSGKQEPEPFVSYRVAPTVTHFVGPGAPADKTLLVCFSDAGGRCLMMPNVVLMQHTNSAHYDLLVIAEPLNQGYQLGVPPLGNNLTEVIEWIANLKLIRNYRRVRTLGCSAGGYTAVIAGYYLGAEMAVSVGGRFHTKSHPIKFLERIYTTWRAMRKRHCSRVLMSYAIDDTRDRHYAKIMAMLCGGSSVAVEFTNGSVGHLILQRLVERGELAPYLARTIFAEMKDEHIASQRANVIINFPAHIMRPYS; encoded by the coding sequence ATGTCCGCTACCCATTCTAGCGATACAGTCTCAACATCCTACTCGTTAATCGAACGTCTCTTTTACCACGCAGCAACTAACTCTACCCACGACGCGGTTGTTACACCGACATTAAAGCTATCTTATGCTCAACTAACCCAACTTGTGCACGCGCAGGTACAAAAGTTCTACGACGCTGGCATTTCGAGTGATTCTGTTATTGGGATCAAATGCGCTAATGACGTACAACATTTAGTATTGTGCCTAGCAGCTACTTATATTGGTTCAACATCATGCACAATCCCTTCACACGAAATGGATGATATGCAAAATGCCATCAGTAACCGTTGCGGTGCTACAGATGTTGTTGATGAGAATATTGCTGTAGATCCGATGACACTAGATAGTAACGTTAGACCAACTCCAATGGATGTACCAACGACTTGTCTACTTTTTTCTACTTCAGGCACAACCGGTGATCCCAAGTTGGTTGTTCATCATGACAGAGATCTCGTAGCACAAGCCCATCGCCACATAGGTTCCGAACAAGAACGATTTGCTTGCTTGGCATCAATGGAACATAACTTCGCTAAACGTCATCGCTTATACTGCATAGCCGTGGGAGCAACAAACGTTTTTCTTGATTCTGATCGAGATTCGCTAGTTGCTCAGTGCCAGTTTCTAAACGTTAACGTTTTGCATGTGTCAGCGTTTCAGGCTCAGGAGCTATTAGCGATACCTAATATCAGTGAGCTATCCAATATCCGCTTAAAGCTTGGTGGCTCGCATGCCCACGTTTCTCTTAGGCAGAAACTGCAAAACAAGATCACACAGAATCTACATGCGGGTTACGGTACTACTGAAACCGGAGCAATCGCATTTACAGATCCAAATGATTTGGATGCGGGTGAGAGTGTTGGCCAACCGTTACCTGGGATTGAAATACGCACGGTTACTCCAGACAGGAAAACTCTTGGCAGAGGCGAGCATGGGGAATTAGCGGTTCGTTGTGCCGGTATGTTTCGTGAATATTTAGACAAATCTGATCTGACTACTGCTCGGCTTGAAGATGGTTGGTTCTATACGGGCGACATCGGTTATCTCGATAAGCAACAGCGAATTTATCTATGTGGTCGAGCCGACGATATGTTTGTATTCAACAGCATGAATATTTACCCCCAGGATATCGAATCACAAATTTGCCAATACCCGGGTATCACCGATGCCGCCGTACTGCCCAAAACATCATCATTACATGGCAATATTCCAGTGGCTCTGGTGGTTTTTGCTAAGAATATGAAATCGGATCTTTCCTCATTGAAAAAATTCGTTAAGGAACGAGTTGGTATTCGCAGCCCACGCCAATTCATAATCGTTGACGAAATTCCAAGAAATGCTTCTGGCAAAATTTCTCGTCAAGAAGCAATGAGATTGTCTAAAAAGAGCGATCATATTCGCAAGTATATTGTTGAAGCGTTAGGAGCGTATGCAACAGATCATTTAAAGCCATCATTGGTAGCCGCCTTTGTTAAGGGTGAGACTGATATTAGATTGAAAAAAAGCAAGATGGACTCGCTAGCACGAATGGATTTGTTAGTTGCGTTAGAGGTGGATTATCACACCATCATTACACCACAAGAGTTTGTTCAATTTCGCTATCTTGGCGACCTTGTAGCTCGTGTTTTATCTACGCAATTACAAGAAGAGCATAAGCAAGACAGCTGCCCTCAAATTAGCAACCCAATAAGTACCGCAGTCCAAACGAATACCCAGCATTATGTTATACAGTTTTTTCAGCGAATCTTTAGCTATTGCGACACCGTTGCTCAATTGCATAAAGCACTTACGACGTTGGAATACCGGCTAACACCGATAGAGGTAGAAATTTTGCATGAAGGGAATCGTGCTCACCAGCTTATTTCAGTGAATGCTGCCGAAAAATTCCATACGGCTTTAAAACATTGGTTGCAAAGATTGAAAGGCATGATGCTAGATAGTGGGAAACAAGAACCAGAGCCCTTTGTCTCATACAGAGTTGCCCCTACTGTTACCCATTTTGTTGGTCCGGGAGCACCTGCAGACAAGACACTTTTAGTCTGTTTCTCTGACGCGGGTGGCCGCTGTCTGATGATGCCCAACGTTGTATTGATGCAGCATACAAATTCTGCACATTACGACCTACTGGTTATTGCAGAGCCATTAAACCAAGGCTATCAGCTTGGAGTTCCTCCATTAGGCAACAACTTAACGGAAGTAATTGAATGGATCGCCAATTTAAAGTTGATCAGAAATTACCGCCGCGTCCGCACTTTGGGTTGTAGTGCAGGTGGCTATACAGCGGTTATCGCAGGCTATTATTTGGGTGCAGAAATGGCTGTAAGCGTAGGTGGGCGCTTCCACACAAAAAGCCATCCTATAAAATTTTTAGAGAGAATATATACAACCTGGCGAGCTATGCGCAAAAGACACTGTTCACGTGTGTTAATGAGCTACGCTATTGACGACACACGTGACCGCCACTACGCGAAGATCATGGCAATGCTCTGTGGTGGTAGCTCGGTTGCCGTTGAATTTACCAATGGAAGTGTAGGGCACCTTATTCTTCAGCGGTTGGTAGAGCGTGGCGAGTTAGCCCCATATCTGGCGCGTACTATTTTTGCTGAGATGAAAGATGAACATATCGCCAGCCAACGGGCAAATGTTATCATAAACTTCCCTGCACACATTATGCGGCCTTATAGCTAG